The Rhodococcus sp. B50 DNA window GCAGCCACCGGTCGTAGTCGGCGCCCTTGTTCCGGTACATCTCGAGGACCTCCGGGTGCGGGAGGATCAGGAAGTGTTCTTCCTCCATCGCGGCGAACACCGTCTCCGCGACGTCCGCGGGTTCGAGAACCGCGCCGGCGGTCGTGACGGCGCGGGTGGCGAGTTCGCCTAGTGCGTGCCCGGATGCGTCCCCCGAATACAACAGGGGCGTGTTCACCCCCATCGGGCACAGGCAGCTCACCCGTACGCCTTTGTCGCCGTAGGTCACCGACAGCCATTCGGCGAAACCGACGGCCGCGTGCTTGGTGACCGAGTAGGTGGCCGAGCCGATCTGCGTGAGCAGACCGGCCGCCGACGCCGTGCTGACGAAATAGCCTTCGCCGCGTTCGACCCATCGGGGTACCAGGAGTCGCGCCGCCCGGATGTGTGCGCGCAGGTTGACGTCGAAGGACTGCTCCCACACGGAGTCCTCGATCTCCAGGCCGGGCACACCGGTGACACCCGCGTTCGCAAAGTACAGGTCCACGGGACCGAACTCCGATTCGGCGCGCTCGACGAGCCCGCGGATGTGTTCGTCGTCGGAGACGTCGGCCGCCACCGCGACCGCACTACCCGGCGTCTTCTCCTCGAGCGTCGCGACGACGCGCTGCGCGGCATGTTCGTCGAGGTCGGCGACCACCACTCGCGCACCCCGCTCGACGAGGCCTGCAGCGATGGCGCCGCCGATTCCACCGCCCCCGCCGGTCACGACGGCCACTCTGCCTTCGACCTTCACCGCTGCTACCTCCCCGTCGAGTCGCAGTGCCGCCCCGTGCGGCACAGTTGGTACGGAACCTGTCTACACGTACCGCCCCACGCACGGAGGTCGAGCACCCGGGATGGACGAATTGTTCTCCGTCTCCCGGCCGCGGCGCACTGTCGCGCCGGGCGCCGTGCACGTGCCCGACTGGCTCGACCCGGACGAACAGCGCGAACTCGTCGAGTTGTGTCGTGAGTGGGCGCGCCCACCGGCGCCGATGCGGCACACGCTGCTTCCGGGCGGCGGACGGATGTCGGTGAGCACGGTGTGCCTCGGGTGGCACTGGTCGCCGTACCGTTACACCCGTACCGCCGTCGACGTCGACGACGCTCCCGTACCGCCGCTTCCCGACCGGCTCGCCGAGCTCGGACGGCGTGCCGTCGCCGATGCCTACGACGATCCGGCGGCCGGGAACGGGTACGAACCCGACACCGCCCTGATCAATTTCTACGACCGCGACGCGCGGATGGGCATGCATCAGGACAAGGACGAACGGGTCAGCGCGCCGATCGTGTCGCTCAGTCTCGGAGACGCGTGCCTGTTCCGGTTCGGCAACAGCGAGTCGCGCGGCCGGCCGTATACCGACGTGCGTCTCGAATCGGGCGACCTGTTCGTCTTCGGCGGGCCGTCGCGGTTCGCCTATCACGGGGTGCCCGTCGTGTACCCGGACACCGGCAGCGCTCGCTGCGGCCTCACTGCAGGACGCCTCAACATCACCCTGCGGAGCACGGGACTCGGCTGACGGCACTCCGAGAACGTCACCGACCACCTGAAGCTGCACCACCTACCCCGACTACCGGCCGTGAGGAGCGAGGTAGACGAACCGGTTGGGTATCGTCGATTCATGAGCGTCGAGTCCCCGGCTACCCACCTTGCTACTTCAGGCGATGATCCTCTCGCGCTGGAGCGGCAGGTGTGTTTCGCGCTCGCCGTGGCGAACCGCGCCGTGCTCGCGATCTACCGGCCGATCCTCGACAGGCTCGGTCTGACCCACCCGCAGTATCTGGTGATGCTCGCTCTGTGGGAGGAGTCGCCGCTGACGAGCAAGCAGGTCGGGCAGTTGCTCCAGCTCGACTCCCCCACCCTCTCTCCCCTGCTCAAGCGGCTCGAGACCCTGGGCTTGATCACCCGCGCGCGCAGCGCGGCCGACGAACGTCAGCTCGTCCTCGAGCTCACCGACGCCGGGCGGGCGCTGCGTGCCGAGGCCGAGTCGGTGCCGGGACAGGTCGTCGACGCCCTCGGTGTCGAAGTCGACGAACTCCAGGATCTGCACGCCGCGCTCGTCCGCGTCAACGCTGCGGCGCTGAAGGCCGGCGCGCTCTGACAGACCCGGACGGGCCGTGATCCCACGGCTGCGGCAGCAGTGTGCGACTGCTGCCTACCGATACGCATCGGCACGGTGTGAAATCGCGGTGACCTCGACCGTGCGATTCGCGTCGTCGATCAGATACAGGACGCGATATTCACCTCGCCGGGCGCTGTACGCCGGTGCAAGCAGTGGTTCCATCGGCTTCCCCACCCGCTTCGGGTTCTCGAGAAGCGATCCCGTGACGAACTCGTACACCGCGGTTGCGACCTTCTCGGGCAACGACGTCGTCGAGGCGCGTGCAGCCGACCTCGCCATCACCAGCCGATACGGGTGGTCCGGAGTGCTCATTCCTCGGACGGCCGAGCATCACGCATCAGCTGCGTCAATTCCTGCACATCGACGACGTCTCCCGACTCCACCTCGGTTCGGCCCGCGATGTGGGCTCTCAGCAGATCCGTATCCGACAACACCGCGATCGTCTCCTGCATCGCGTCGTAATCGTCGGCACCGAGAAGCACCGCGGCGCGGTGCCCGTTGCGGGTGATCTCGAATCGCTCATGTGTGCGCTCGGCCTCGTCGACCAGCCGTGACAGTCCCGGGCGCCGCACACGCACGCCCCGGGACCGTGGATCAGTGCGGAAGTTCCGGCGTCGTCGGCACCAGCGGAACCGATGCCTCGCCCGTGTAGACGAGGAAGGTGAACGACTCCTGGAAGTAGAGGTTCACGCTCTCGGCGTCGTGTGAGAGATAGCCGATCGACAGGTCCTGGCCGACCTGCAGGTCGTAGTCGCCGCCGCGGGTGGTCAGCACGAACGCGCCATCGATCGCGGGCGCCCAGATGAGGTCGCCGTCGATGAGGCGCCGTAGCTGTTCGCGGATCGGGTAGCCGTGGTCGGACGTCTCGCTGACCTTGGTGTATTCGTCGGCGCCGAGCAGGATCGAATAGGGGCCGCCCACACCCGCCAGTCGCAGCTGCGACAGTGCCTGGCTGATGATCTCCGGGAAGTCGCGGGGATCCTCGGGAAGCTGCAGGGACGGATTCGACGACGACGCCCGGATGCCCTCGATACCGGCGGCCGCGTAGCCCTCGAAGATCGCGCGGTCCTCGGCGAAGGCGATCTGGCGGGCCGCTTCCTTGACGGGATCGAGGTCGATGTCGCGCGACCCGCGCTCGACGCTGTCGATCTCCTCGCGCGACAGGGTGAACGGCACCCGCAGCTCGACAACCGATGCGACGCGGTGCTGGCGCGCCCGCACGCCGGCTGCCGGGGGCTCGATCTCGCGGGTACGGCCGAGACCCACCGCCGCGAAATCGGTGCCGTGCGGGCCGGAGAAATCGACCACGGTGCGCCCCGCGACGTGCCGCTTGAAGGTGCGCGCGGCTTCTTCCTCGATCTCGGTCCATGCGGCCTCGGAAATCGGGGCGAGATCGCGATACAGATTGTTCACAGCGTCGAACTCCTTCGCAGAGCGCCAATTCCGAGTGATCCGTCGGCAGGTCGGCCGCCGGTCGAGGCACTCGAATCTTCGTGGTAGGGAATATCCGCCGGTGACGGCGGAAGATCGTCGAGGAACTCCAGCGACGGGCAGAAGAACAGCGACCCCGTCACCGCGGTGGAGAAGTCCAGGATGCGGTCGGTGTTGCCGGGTGGGCTGCCCAGGAACATGTTGCGCAGCATCTGCTCGGTCACCTCCGGAGTGGCCGAGTAACCGATGAAGTAGGTGCCGAACTCGTCGGCGCCGAAGTTGCCGAACGGCATGTTCGCGCGCACGATCTGCCGCTCGACCCCGTTCTCGTCGACGATCACGTTCAGCGCGACATGCGAATTCGCGGGCTTCGTCTCCTCGTCGAGTTCGATGTCGTCGAGCTTCGTCCGGCCGATCGCCCGCTCCTGCTCCTCTACGGACAACGCGTTCCACGACGCGAGATCGTGCAGGTATTTCTGGACGATGACGTAGCTGCCGCCCGCGAAGTCGGGGTCCTCGTCGCCGACCAGGGCCGCCTCGACGGCTTCGTCGTCCTCGGGGTTCTCCGTGCCGTCGACGAAGCCGAGCAGGTCGCGACGTTCGAAATAGCGGAAGCCGTGGGTCTCGTCGACGACCCGCGCCGCTCCGCGCAGCCGGTCGTTGATCTTCGCGGCGAGCTCGAAGCACAGGTCCATCGTCGATGCGCGGAGATGGAACAGCAGGTCGCCGGGGGTCGAGGGCGCCCGGTGCCGACCGCCGTCGAGCGGGACGAACGGATGTAGTTCGGCGGGCCGGGAACCGGCGAACAGCCGGTCCCACATCTGCGAACCGATGCCGGTGACGACCGACAGGCCACCGGCCGGGATACGGAAACCGACCGAGCGGCGCAGACCCGAGAGGTCTTCGAGTAGATCCCGCACGGTGTCCTCGGCGCCCTCGTCGACGGTGACGACGAGGAAGATCGCTGCTTCGGTGAGCGGAGTCAGTATCGGTTGTGCGCGAACCACTCGGATCACGCTAGTACACCCCGACGAAACAGGCATTCGCGGCACGCCGACTGTGTCAGGGCACCATCCAGCCCAGTACCGAGGTGGACTGCAACCAGACCAGGACTGAGAGCACCACGAGACCCGCGATGCTGAGCGGCCAGATCCGGCGCATGAGGAGCCCGTCCTTGCCGGACAGTCCCTTCACCGACGACACCAGCGCAAGGTTCTGCAACGCGATGGGGGTACCGGTGGTGCCGCCGGCCATGTTCCCCGCGACCAGGACGGTCGGGTCGAGACCCGACTGCTGGGCCGCGGCGACCTGCAGGCTCCCGAACATCGCGTTCGAGGCGGTGTTCGATCCGGTGACCACCACACCGAGCCAGCCGAGGACCGGTGACAACAGCGCGAAGGCCACTCCGGCGCCGGCGAGGAATCCGCCGATCGTGGCGGTCTGCCCGGACAGGTTCATCACGTACGCCAGAGCGAGGACCGACGTGACCGTCGCGAACGACCACCGCAACTGCACGACCGCCGCGACGAAGCAGCGCGCCGCGTCGGCCACCGCGACCTTCAGCACCGGCATCGACAACAACGCGGCGACGAAGACGAGGCTGCCCGGGGCCGTGAGCAGATCGATGGTGAAGGTCTCCGCGGTGGGAACGTCTCCGTCGGCGGTCGTCACGTCCACACCGGGCCATGGGAACGACAGGCTCGCGTTCGACAGTAGCGACGCGACCGGCCCGAACCGGCTGACGAGGAAGACGATCACGATCAGCGCGTAGGGCGCGAAGGCCTCGACGACGCGTCGACGCGAATCGTGGATCCGTTCGGCCGCGGCCCGGCGGGCCTCGCGATGCGTGGGGTGCACCTTCACCGCGACCAGCAGCACGAGCAGACCCACCGCGGCGGCCGCGATGTTGCTCAGCCCCACCGTGAGGTAGCTCGCGCACACGAACTGGGCGGCGGCGAAGGCCAGTCCGACGGCGAGCGCGACCGGCCACGTCTCCCGGATGCCGCGCCACCCGCCGACCACCGCGACCAGCACGAGCGGGACGAAGACCGCGAGCAGGCAGACCTGCCGCGCGACGACCGGACCGATCTCGTCGATCGGTATCTCCGAGACGCGCGACATCGTCAGGATCGGAGTACCCATGACGCCGAGCGGTGTGACGACCGAATTGGCGAGCAGCGCCGCAGCGGCCGCACGCACCGGCGGCAGTCCGGCACCGATGAGCACGACGGTCGCGACGACGATGGGCGTGCCGAAGCCGGCGACCGCCTCGAGCAGCGCGCCGAACAGGAAGGCGATGACGATCGTGAGGATGCGCGGATCCG harbors:
- a CDS encoding SDR family oxidoreductase yields the protein MKVEGRVAVVTGGGGGIGGAIAAGLVERGARVVVADLDEHAAQRVVATLEEKTPGSAVAVAADVSDDEHIRGLVERAESEFGPVDLYFANAGVTGVPGLEIEDSVWEQSFDVNLRAHIRAARLLVPRWVERGEGYFVSTASAAGLLTQIGSATYSVTKHAAVGFAEWLSVTYGDKGVRVSCLCPMGVNTPLLYSGDASGHALGELATRAVTTAGAVLEPADVAETVFAAMEEEHFLILPHPEVLEMYRNKGADYDRWLRGMRRYRQALEESTPTDS
- a CDS encoding alpha-ketoglutarate-dependent dioxygenase AlkB family protein, which produces MDELFSVSRPRRTVAPGAVHVPDWLDPDEQRELVELCREWARPPAPMRHTLLPGGGRMSVSTVCLGWHWSPYRYTRTAVDVDDAPVPPLPDRLAELGRRAVADAYDDPAAGNGYEPDTALINFYDRDARMGMHQDKDERVSAPIVSLSLGDACLFRFGNSESRGRPYTDVRLESGDLFVFGGPSRFAYHGVPVVYPDTGSARCGLTAGRLNITLRSTGLG
- a CDS encoding MarR family winged helix-turn-helix transcriptional regulator — translated: MSVESPATHLATSGDDPLALERQVCFALAVANRAVLAIYRPILDRLGLTHPQYLVMLALWEESPLTSKQVGQLLQLDSPTLSPLLKRLETLGLITRARSAADERQLVLELTDAGRALRAEAESVPGQVVDALGVEVDELQDLHAALVRVNAAALKAGAL
- a CDS encoding type II toxin-antitoxin system RelE family toxin, producing the protein MSTPDHPYRLVMARSAARASTTSLPEKVATAVYEFVTGSLLENPKRVGKPMEPLLAPAYSARRGEYRVLYLIDDANRTVEVTAISHRADAYR
- a CDS encoding type II toxin-antitoxin system Phd/YefM family antitoxin, whose translation is MRVRRPGLSRLVDEAERTHERFEITRNGHRAAVLLGADDYDAMQETIAVLSDTDLLRAHIAGRTEVESGDVVDVQELTQLMRDARPSEE
- a CDS encoding family 1 encapsulin nanocompartment shell protein, which codes for MNNLYRDLAPISEAAWTEIEEEAARTFKRHVAGRTVVDFSGPHGTDFAAVGLGRTREIEPPAAGVRARQHRVASVVELRVPFTLSREEIDSVERGSRDIDLDPVKEAARQIAFAEDRAIFEGYAAAGIEGIRASSSNPSLQLPEDPRDFPEIISQALSQLRLAGVGGPYSILLGADEYTKVSETSDHGYPIREQLRRLIDGDLIWAPAIDGAFVLTTRGGDYDLQVGQDLSIGYLSHDAESVNLYFQESFTFLVYTGEASVPLVPTTPELPH
- a CDS encoding Dyp-type peroxidase, with translation MVRAQPILTPLTEAAIFLVVTVDEGAEDTVRDLLEDLSGLRRSVGFRIPAGGLSVVTGIGSQMWDRLFAGSRPAELHPFVPLDGGRHRAPSTPGDLLFHLRASTMDLCFELAAKINDRLRGAARVVDETHGFRYFERRDLLGFVDGTENPEDDEAVEAALVGDEDPDFAGGSYVIVQKYLHDLASWNALSVEEQERAIGRTKLDDIELDEETKPANSHVALNVIVDENGVERQIVRANMPFGNFGADEFGTYFIGYSATPEVTEQMLRNMFLGSPPGNTDRILDFSTAVTGSLFFCPSLEFLDDLPPSPADIPYHEDSSASTGGRPADGSLGIGALRRSSTL
- a CDS encoding L-lactate permease; amino-acid sequence: MTGAYIQPIAPVGGSLAWSALVAVLPLLTMLVLLAVFRLRSHSAAGIAVVVALVVGTAVYGMPIGSALSAGVEGAVFGLFPIMWTVVNAVWVYRLTVESGHFDVLTRAFGRISPDPRILTIVIAFLFGALLEAVAGFGTPIVVATVVLIGAGLPPVRAAAAALLANSVVTPLGVMGTPILTMSRVSEIPIDEIGPVVARQVCLLAVFVPLVLVAVVGGWRGIRETWPVALAVGLAFAAAQFVCASYLTVGLSNIAAAAVGLLVLLVAVKVHPTHREARRAAAERIHDSRRRVVEAFAPYALIVIVFLVSRFGPVASLLSNASLSFPWPGVDVTTADGDVPTAETFTIDLLTAPGSLVFVAALLSMPVLKVAVADAARCFVAAVVQLRWSFATVTSVLALAYVMNLSGQTATIGGFLAGAGVAFALLSPVLGWLGVVVTGSNTASNAMFGSLQVAAAQQSGLDPTVLVAGNMAGGTTGTPIALQNLALVSSVKGLSGKDGLLMRRIWPLSIAGLVVLSVLVWLQSTSVLGWMVP